A window from Mya arenaria isolate MELC-2E11 chromosome 9, ASM2691426v1 encodes these proteins:
- the LOC128246599 gene encoding uncharacterized protein LOC128246599, with protein sequence MDGLSRLNVTCQVSNAALETPYEVHGILCNVEKGSTPVLTVPEFLDGENSTAICEVRDAIPAPLIEIRLGNQLLSDAQQTDSFNGSSNTFTSTANVTKINKNWNGQKMCCDRKSKDDFGLKDDSVCKNISIKYPPSHVSMTVNKIHKYSNNVSVCFLNISCETNESNPPCLIEWSSDIDNLRYVDKNDWTNGENVAELCT encoded by the exons ATGGATGGACTGTCACGACTGAATGTGACATGTCAGGTTTCTAATGCAGCCCTTGAAACACCTTACGAAGTGCACGGCATTCTATGTAACGTGG AGAAAGGTAGTACGCCTGTGCTGACAGTTCCTGAATTCCTTGATGGAGAAAACTCGACAGCAATATGTGAAGTGCGCGATGCTATCCCAGCTCCGTTAATAGAAATACGTCTTGGGAATCAGTTGCTATCTGATGCTCAACAAACTGATTCATTTAATGGATCTTCCAATACGTTTACTAGCACAGCAAATGTGACAAAGATTAACAAGAATTGGAATGGACAAAAAATGTGCTGCGATAGGAAAAGCAAAGACGATTTTGGTCTTAAAGATGATTCAGTATGCAAAAACATTAGTATAAAAT ATCCACCGTCGCACGTTTCGATGACcgtaaacaaaatacataaatatagcAACAATGTTTCTgtctgttttttaaatatatcttgtGAAACAAATGAATCAAATCCGCCTTGCTTAATTGAATGGTCGAGCGACATCGATAATTTGAGATATGTTGATAAGAACGACTGGACTAATGGTGAAAAT GTGGCCGAACTCTGTACTTGA
- the LOC128246214 gene encoding uncharacterized protein LOC128246214 encodes MDKYCRYHLIFGFTLFGCICAARYQYGAISLVGPAFVNREVTLKATPFYPWRCQIEWKYKMDGGTTFQTMNGPNIKSYLEDGSFFLTWTASIEYNRSVFYAGCSTNTTIRTHMVSIDMTGLGHYYLQRKTYNKRTWKKNHHKIQLRKRSYIEGSDSVRPSYPVLGRKYPDFNTTKCIYVYKGSDFYCKTENGTEPQRDQRVVPNQ; translated from the exons ATGGATAAATATTGTCGGtatcatttgatatttggtTTCA CTCTCTTTGGCTGCATCTGTGCAGCCAGGTACCAGTATGGGGCGATATCATTGGTCGGGCCAGCTTTTGTGAACAGGGAGGTTACACTGAAAGCAACACCATTCTACCCTTGGAGATGTCAGATAGAATGGAAGTACAAAATGGACGGGGGCACAACATTCCAAACAATGAACGGACcaaatattaaaagttatttgGAAGATGGGTCGTTCTTTTTAACATGGACGGCTTCAATTGAATACAACAGATCTGTCTTCTACGCCGGATGTTCAACAAACACGACAATTAGAACACACATGGTTTCTATAGATATGACAG ggctgggacactaTTATTTACAGcgcaaaacatacaataaaagaacaTGGAAGAAAAACCATCACAAGATACAGCTACGAAAACGTTCTTACATAGAGGGAAGCGATTCTG TGCGACCGAGTTATCCAGTCCTCGGTCGAAAATATCCTGACTTCAACACAACGAAATGCATTTATGTGTATAAAGGTTCCgacttttattgcaaaactgaaAACGGAACAGAACCC CAAAGGGATCAAAGGGTTGTACCGAATCAATAA